TACATTCAATAATATTTTGTGAATTAAAATCTTTTTTAGAGTCTAATGAACCTTTTTGTTTATCCGTATTATCTTTATTTAATTCTTTCTTATGGATTGATTTAATATCTATGTTAGTATCTATAAACCTTTCATATATTATTTCATCTGTAGCATGAATTGAAAATGTATAGTAAGCTGAATATCTTTCTTTAAAAAATAATATTTCAAATGGATTTTTTAAAGAATCTATTGCAATATAACAATATTTATTTTTCTTCTTTGATTGTTTTCTATAAGATTTAATTAGTAAATTAATATATTCTGGTAATTGAAAAATATCTATTTTTTCTCTTACTAAGTCACCAATTACTTGTAGTTGTGGTATTGATAGTTCTTTAGATTTTCTTTTTTCTAAAATAATATTATTATATTTGTTATATAGCTTAATAAAAATTGAACTTTTATTTTTGGCTAAGTATTCTAGTACTTTACTTATGATTTCTCGTTTTTTTTTAAACTTATTTAGTATTTTATTTTTATCGTTTATTGGAGAATTTATCTTCTTATATTTTACTTTTTTAAAAAGTTTATTTTGAGATTTTAACTTTGAACCAAATAAAGTATTTATTTCTTTAATTAGATTTTCAAGATTTTGATTTAATAATTTTTTTTCATACTTATTTTTTTTATCTTTAATATATTTTAATACAAGTGATTTATTTTTATCAGAACAATTTTCAATTAAATTATTTAAATAGTATTCAAAATTAGATTTATTATCTAACTTATTATTTATATCAAAACTTATAAATGCTTTATAAAGATTTAATAATTTGTTAGATTCTTCTTTTATTTCATTTTTATCTTCATGTGTTTTTTCCAGAAGTTCTTTTAATATTTTAATTTGTGTAAAGAATATACTTTTTTCAAATATAAATAACATTATAATTATTGTTGATGGTTTAATAATCTCAAATTTCTTATCAATAAAATTTTTATTTGCAAAGTTTTTAATAATATTATCTTTTCTATTTTGAATTGATTTATCTTCGTGATTTGTAGCACTATAATTTGCATAACCATTTTTTAATATATTTGAAATTGTTGTACAACCACTACCTGTTTTTCCAGTTAATCCAATTACAATAAAGTTATTTTTTTGATGATATATGTTTTTTATAAGTTTTTTCATTTAATGTTATCCTTTATTATTTATGAACTACACACAACTATTTATCAAACACACATTTTATATAAAAGACCCTTAAATCATATAATAATTATATTTCTTTCCTTTAATTATACGATATTTTATTTTGACTTGCTAGTAAGGCTGCGCTAAGTTGGTATAAAATTCTTGCGCCGACGTTTTCATCCCAGTCGTTTTTACTAATTCCTACTTCACATAAATCAAATCCTATTATATTTCTACCGCTTTTTACTACCATAAAAATAAGATGTTCTAATTGACTATATCTAAGTCCTCCTGGAACTGGTGTTCCTGTATTTGGGCAGTTAATTGGTTCTAAGCCATCAATATCAATAGATAAATATACATTTTGTGGAAGTTGCTCAATAAAAGGAAAATATACCTCTTCTAGTGACTTTCCACATGCAAGTTTTTCTTGCATATGTGTATCATATAAACAATCAGCTTTTTTTCCGTACTTTTTTATTCTCAAAGCTTCTTCACTACTATAATCTCTAATTCCTATTTGAATAAGATTTGAGATTTTGTCACATTCATTCATGACATTATAAAAAATAGAAGCATGGGAATAAGTAAAACCCTCATATGCTTTTCTTAAATCATGGTGTGCATCAACATGCAATATTCCAAAGGCTTCATCTTGAGTATCATTTAAAGCTTTGATAAGTCCCAGTGGGCAAGAGTGATCACCACCTACAACTGCTACAAATTTACCTTTTTTGATTTGTTTGATTGATTTTTTATAAACAGAGTCATTTAAGGTTTTAGAAGCTTCATTTACAAAGTTTAATGCTTTTTTCTTTGTAGTTCCTTTTTCAAGTGCTTGAATTACTTTCAAAGCTTTTTTTCTAGCTTTATTACTTAATTTTAATAAACTTTTATCAGTTTCAAGCATAGCAATTCCAGCAGTATAAGGCTTAATATAGTGGTATGTTTCCACATCAAGTTGATGACTTGAAATTCTTATAGCATCAGGTGCTTTTGCTGTTCCTTCTCCAAATGAAACAGTTGCTTCCCAAGGAACAGGAAGTAAAATTAAACTAGCTTCTTTGGGATCTAATCTTCCACCAATAAAACCATCATCTTCCATTGGAGGTAAGCCTAATTCCAATACTTTTATCTCTTCTTTTAAAGTTCTATAAGACATCAATTTCTCCTATTAAATTATCTATTCTATTAAATTTTACTTTCAGCCCAATCAGAAAAACTTGGATGATTTAATTTGGCAATTTTAGTTAATTCTTCTGGGTTTATATGTTTAACACCAAAGTGCTCATTTACTAGTTTTTTTAAAAGAGTCCAATTTAAATCTTTTTTCTCTTTTGAATTAGGCTCTATCCATGAGCCACTAAAAAATAAAAAGCCTGAAGCCATTTGTTTAACAAACTCTGTAATAGATGAAGAAACAAGATAAGCATCACCCTCAGAATCCATAAAAACAACAGGCGGTTCTGTTTTTAGTTTTGGATAAAACCATAAAAGAAACATTGAGCCACTTGCATCTTTACCAAACTGAATAAAACTATCACCAGAAGATGACCAAGTTTCATTGCCAAACCAATATTTAAGTGTTTCTTCCAATTGGGTTTTACTAGCTTGATAAAACTCAAAATCTATAGGCCAAGATATAATCTCTTTTTCACACAACTCTTTTAAATACTCTAATGATTCTAAAGAGTTATTGTTTAATCTGTTCATTTGAAATATACTCCTAAATATTCTCTTTTAAACTAAATATATAATTTACTTAGTGAATTATTCAGTATCACCAAAGTTAGCAAAAGCATTTTCTATATTTGGAATACTTTTATATCTAGTATTCGTAAGTCTTACTTTTTTAGTGTTTAAATCACATATTGCAATTCTAAAATTTGATCCTATAAAAGGTTCTACAACACAAATAATTTTATCTTCAACTTGTCTTGTTGTGTAAATAGTACCTTGAAGAGAATTAAAAAAATATTTTGGATAACTTAAGGGTGTAATCTCAACTATATCAATAGTTTCATCATTTTCAATAGTTTGCAATATATCCATTGCATCTTCATAACTATCAAATTGAATGCACCAGTCATCAAAGATTTTATTAAAATGTTCTAAATCTTCATCTAGAAATCCACCTGCTAATGATTGTAAAGTAAAAATTGCCACTAAAACACCTTGAAATAAATATAAATTAATATTTGATTTTAACATATAATTAAAAATATCTCTTGAAAGTCTAAGTCTTTAAATTTATTTTTGACTTAATAAAAATTTCTAAATCCTATTTTTGCTATGTATTTCAAATACTTATGCTAAAAATCTTAATAGATAAAAAATTAATGGACAATAAATAATGAAAGAAAATTTAAAAGAAGATATAAAAACATTTGAACAATTTGCAAAATTAGCTGATTACTCTTTTGTAAACAGACTTAATTGTGATCCTGATGCTAAATTCAATGGTGATAACAAAGAACCAAGAGAAGTTTTTAGCGGTCATTATGTAAGTGTAGAACCAACTGCTATTAAAGAACCCATATACATATGTCATAGTGAAAACTTTTTTAATGATTTGGGTTTTAATAAGAGTTTAATAAAATCAGATGACTTTATTAAAATGTTTTCAGGTGATATGTCAAATATATCTTATCCTATGGAAAATGTAGCTTGGGCAACTGGATATGCTTTATCTATTTATGGTACTGAGTATTATGCACAATGTCCTTTTCAAACAGGGAATGGATATGGTGATGGTAGAGCAATCTCTGTTTTTGAAGCAGTTATAAATGGTAAACGATGGGAGTTTCAACTAAAAGGAGCTGGAAGAACACCATATTGTAGAGGTGCAGACGGTCGTGCTGTATTAAGATCAAGTATAAGAGAGTTTTTAGCACAAGAGCATATGCATGCACTTAAAGTTCCAACATCAAGATCTTTGAGTCTATTTACATCAAAAAAAGAGCAAGTAAAAAGACCATGGTTTAGAAATAACTCTTATTCAAGAGATCCTGAAGTGATGATTGAAGAAGATGTGGCAATTACTACAAGAGTTGCTCCTTCATTTATTCGTGTTGGTCAACTTGAACTTTTTGCTAGACGAGCTAGAAAAAATGAACATAAAAAAGCATATGAAGAGTTAGAACAGATTGTTTTACATTTAATTCATAGAGAATACAATGATGAAATAAATAGTGATTTAAACTTAGAAGAAAAGGTAATACTATTAGCAAAACAGTTCCAAAATAGACTTACATCTTTAGTTGCAAATTGGATAAGAGTTGGATACTGTCAAGGTAATTTCAATAGTGATAATTGTGCAGCAGGAGGTTTTACACTTGATTATGGTCCTTTTGGTTTTATAGATATGTTTGACCCTAAATACCAACCTTGGACTGGTGGGGGAATGCACTTTTCATTTTTCAATCAACCCAATGCAGCAAAAAAGAATTTTAAATCATTTTGTAGTTCTTTAAAACCATTGCTTAGTTCAAATTTAAATAGTTTAAAAGAACTTGAAGAGATTGAAAATAACTTTTCAAAGATTATGCACTTAAAAATAGAAAATATGTGGGCTAGTAAATTAGGAATTGATAAATTTGACTTTGAATTGTTTGATGAGCTTATAAATCTAATGATTGAAACTAAAGTTGATTATACTATATTTTTTAGAGAATTATCAAATATACCTAATAGTATCAATGAACTTGAAAAAAGTTTTTATGATAACTTTGAAAATAAAGATATTAGATTAAAATGGAGCAGTTGGTTAGAAAAATGGAGAACAAAAATAGATACAAACTCAAATGAGTCTATAAAAAAAGTCTCAAATCAAATGAAATCAGTTAATCCAAAGTTTACTTTAAAAGAGTGGTACTTAGTTTTGGCATATGAACAAGCCCAAGAAGGAAACTATGAATTAGTAAAACAGTTACAAGAAGTAATGACAAATCCATATATTGAAAATAGTAAAGAGTTTGAAGATAAGTACTACAATAAAAAACCTTCAAATCTTTTTGGGATGGCTGGTATTTCCCATGTTAGTTGCTCTTCATAGGTTAAATTATTTTATTTTTGAGCTAAAAAGTGCTAAAATAGGAAATGCTTTGCTTATTAAATATAGATTTATTATAAAAATAAATAGCAAGCATAGATAAATAAAAAAGGATTTTTTAGCTTATGACACCAGCAATAAATATTTTGAAAAAAAATAAATGTGATTTTAAAATACATAAATATGAACATGATACAAATAATACAGATTTTGGAAATGAAGCAGTAGAAAAATTGGGTTTAGATGCAAATAGAGTTTATAAAACGTTACTTGTTGAAACATCACCAAAAAAACTTGCAGTTGCTGTTGTGCCTGTTTCAAATCAACTTAGTTTAAAAAAAATAGCCAATGCTTTAGGTGAAAAAAAAGTAGTAATGGCAGATAAAAATGAGGCTTCAAAAGTGACTGGATATTTAGTAGGAGGAATCTCTCCTTTAGGACAAAAACGATTGCTTCCTACGGTTATTGATAGTTCTTCATTAGCTTTTGAAACTATTTTTGTAAGTGGTGGGAAAAGAGGTCTTGATATTGAACTAAATGCAGTTAAATTGAAAGAAATATTAAATGCAAAAATAGAAGATATTAAAGCATAAAATCAATCTTAATCAAAAAAAGTAATTTTTTAAATAATTTTGTATCTTATTCAAAAGTAACTATAGTTTAAGTTACATATAAAGTTTGTTAATAGATAATCTTTATAACTTACTAACAAAGGAAAGACTATGGCTACTTCAGATATTGAAGCTGTTTGCTCTCAGTTATTAACAAAAGAGGATTTAAAAGTATCGGATAAATTTTTCCAAGAAGTTTTAGATGAATGTATAATAACACATATTCATGAAGATAATAACTCAAATCATATAAAAATTTATTCTGTTAATCAACTTTATTTATCTACTATTACGCCTATTTTACATGATATTGGATTTGAAATAGTAGATGAAGTAACTTATAATATTTCAAATAAATCAAAAGTTATTTATGTTAGTAGATTTAATTTGCATATTAAAGATGTAAATATAGTTAAAAAAGCAAAAGAAAATTTAGAAAATGTAATCACTCAAACATTAAAAGATGAGAAAATATATCACTCTAAATTATTCTCTTTAGTGTTACTTCAAAATCTTACTGTAAAAAAAGTTTATCTTTTAAAAGCTTTTATTGAGTATTTAGACCAAGCTGTTTTAACAATTAATGCAGATACCATACTAAATACACTTACAACACATCATAAAATTTCAAATCTTTTCTTAAACTACTTTTACAAAAAATTTGATCCAAAACAAAAAGCTAAAAGAAAACAAGATTTAGAAAACTTACAGTTAGAAATCGAAGATGAAATAAAAATAATTCCTCAAATAATTGATGATAAAATTTTAAAATTGACTTTTTCTTTTTTAAAGTCACTTTTAAGAACTAATTATTTTTTAAATAAAGAAACAATAGCTTTTAAAATTGATACAAAATGTTTTTCAGAAAACTTAAGAGGTTTACAACCAAATATCGAAAACTTTATTTATCATTCTGATTTTTATGGAATTCATTTAAGAATGAGTAAAATTTCAAGAGGTGGTCTTAGATGGAGTGATAGACATGAAGATTATCGACAAGAGATAAAATCTCTTATGATTACACAAGAGGGAAAAAACTCTATTATTATTCCAGATGGTTCAAAAGGTGGATTTGTAATAAATAAAGATATAGCAGAAATCACAAAAGAGTATTTTGAACAAATCTACTCTTTATTTATTAATTCAAATTTAGATTTAGTTGACAATATGATAAATGGCAAAATTGTAAGAGATGAAAGAATCGTGGCTTATGATGGTGATGATGCATATTTTGTAGTTGCTGCTGATAAGGGAACTGCTTCTATGAGTGATGTTGCAAATGATATAGCAATTAGTAGAGGCTATTGGCTAGGTGATGCTTTTGCAAGTGGTGGTTCAAATGGTTATGGACATAAAGATTTAGGTATTACTGCTCGTGGTTCTTTAATGTCAACAAAAAGATTTTTTATAGAAGAGGGTATTGATATTTACAAAGACCCAATTACTGTAATGGGACTTGGTTCTATGAGTGGTGATGTTTTTGGAAATGGAATGATAGAATCAGACAAGTTCAAGCTACTTGCAGCAATTGGTCATAAAGAGATATTTATTGATCCAAATCCTGATTTAAAAGTAAGTTTTGAAGAGAGAAAAAGACTTTTTAATTCAAAGCAAGGAAGTTGGGGCTTTTATGATAAAGAAAAGATTTCAAAAGGTGGTGGAGTATTTTTAAGAAGTGAAAAAGAAATAGTTTTAACACCTGAAATAAAAAAACTTATTGGTACAAGTAAAAAAACTCTTAGTGGAGAAGAGCTTTGTGTAAAACTTCTTACTTTGCATGTTGATTTATTATTTAATGGTGGAGTTGGAACTTATGTAAAGGCAAGTGATGAAAATAGTCTTGACATAGGTGATAAACAAAATGAAGCAGTAAGAGTAGATGCAACAGATATAAAAGCAAGAATTGTAAGTGAGGGTGGAAACTTAGGATTTACTCAAAAAGCTAGAATTGAATACGCTTTAAATGGTGGAAAGATAAATATAGATGGTATTGATAATGCAGGTGGAGTAAATACTTCTGACCATGAAGTAAATTTAAAGATTTTATTAAATATTATAAAAGAGCAAGGCTTACTTTGTGAGCAAGAAACAAAAGCAACACTACATAGCTTGACAGACCAAGTTGTAAATTTAGTATTGCAAAATAACTATAATCAATCTTTTGTAATATCTATGGATGAAAGACTTTCAAGAAAGCATAGAAATAACTTTATAAAAACAATAGAGATTTTAGAAAAATATGTAACAGCTTTTAATAGACATGACTTTTATATCCCTAAAAATGAAAATATAGAAGATGTAGTTGATATAAATGATTCAATTGTAAGACCTGTACTAAGTTCTCTTTTATCATATTCAAAAATATTTATTAAACAAACTCTTTTAGAATCAACTTTAGTAGATGAACAGTTTGCATCGCAATATCTTTATAGATATTTCCCTAAATCATTTGTAAGTGCATATGAACACGAAATAACAAGTCACCCTTTAAAAAGAGAAATAATTGCTACAAAAATTGCAGATATAATTATAAACTCACAAGGATGTACTTTTATAGGAGATTATGAAAAATTAGGTAAAGAGAAGTTTTTACAAAAAATAAAATCATATTTAATTGTAAAACAATTATTTGGTTCAAATGAAATAAGAGAAAAAATCTATTCTCAAGATTATATTATGAATATTGATAAACAATATAAACTAATTGCAAAATTAGAGTATATTTTATTTACAAGTACTAAATGGATGGTTAAATATATGAATAAAACTCAAGTTGACTCAGCTCATATACTTGATCATAAAGATGAACTATTCTCACAACTTACTGAGATTCATACTCAAAAAATAGAAGAGTTGATTCCTAATGATGAAGAGTTTAATCTTTTCTTTAGTGTTATTGATTACTTAAGATTTGCCGTTGCAGGAGTAGTTATTAAAGAGAATACTCATCATTCATTTAAAGATGTAATAGTACTATTTTATCAATTAATTCATGAGTTTAATATTTTAGAAATAATTGTTTCTTTAAGTAAGTTAAAACTTCATTCAAGAAATGATGTTATACTTAGAAATCAGGTTTTACAGTTTATTGACTATATTGTTGTTCACTATACAAAAAAGATATTAAATTTCAAGAGAATAAATGAAGCTCCTGAAACTGCTTTTTCAAATTTTATTGCAAATGAAAAAGAGACTTTTTATAGACTAAGAGATCATCTTGATGTATTTATGACAAAAGAAGAAAAAGATATAAAAGATATTGTAACAACAGTAAATCAACTAATGGTTTCTACTATATAATTATAATATGCACTTTTGTGTATATTATAAATGTAAGTTTAAAAAGTATCATAACTTAAACTTATGACCTTTTAGTTAAGAAATTATTAGTTATATTGGCTTAATAATATAAAGGAGTCATATTATGAGTAAGTATGAAGATGACGAGTTAAGTATGCATAAAATTGAAGATTATGATGGAAATGAATCTAAAAGTAAAAGAAATACTGTAAGATTAGTAATTGCCTTAATAATAATTGTAGGGGCTATATACGCAAGCTTTAGATACAATTATAGTCAAATGGATGATGATTATGTAGGAACACAAGAAAATCCAGGGATTGACACTTCAAAAAGATGATAAATGAAATTTGATGAATTTTTTGATTATCATCTAAATACAAAACATTCATACTTTTCTGTTAGAAACTATCCAAATCGATTAAGTTGGGAAAATCAACCAATGGTTTTCAAATCATATGATAGTTTTGAAAAGTATGAATTAGATTTAGATTTTATAAATCATAGCTTTTTATATTATATTGCAGGATTAAGTGCAAAAAAAATCTATCCAAATGTAGAGTATTATCTAAGAATAAATCCTAGTGCAGGTGCTCTTTATCCAAATGAAATATATTTTCAAAGTAGAAACAATGAGAATATAAAAGATGGTATTTATCATTTTGATATTAAAAGTTCAAGTATTACACTATTAAAAGAGATTACAAATGATGGAATTGAGCCTTTATTAAATTATAAGTACAAAGTAAATGGTTTTATTTTCTTTATTTCATCACTATATTTTCGTTCTTCTTGGAAGTATAAAAATAGAGCATTAAGATATTGTTTACTTGATTCTGGGCATTTACTAGGAACTTTAGAAGCTAGTAGTTTTTTACATGACAAAAAGTATAAAATCATTTATGATTTTGATAAAAAGGCTTTAAATAAACTATTTAATTTTTCAAATGAAGAGTTTTTTCAAGCAAGTGTAGTTGTAGGTTCAAACTCTTTAGAAGAGGTAGAAAAAGTATGTAACTTAGATTTACCAAAAGTGGATGGAACTTACTATTTTGAAGAAAATGAGTTAATTCAAGAAGCTTATGAAAAATCTTTAAACATTAAGCAAAAGCATTCACAAAATTTATCTCCAAACTTTTTTTATAACAAAGAAATATTTAAACAAACAGTTTTTAAAAGGCGCTCAATTAGAGATTTTAGTTTAAAAGCTATAAAAAAAGATGAGTTTTTAAAAGTATTAGAGATTTTAAATGAGCCAATTACAAGTGATTGTGATGAAGCCATTGATATTTATTGTGTTATAAATAGAGTTGTTTCTATGCCTTTGGGTTTATATAAAGATAATACTTATATAAAAGAGGGTGATTTTAAAACAAAAGCTGGTTATTTATGTTTAGAGCAAGATTTAGGAAAAGATAGTGCCGTTACTTTTTTTCTTACTACAAAATCAAAAAACTATCAAGCAGCTTATCAAAAAGCAGGAATTATAGGTCATAGACTATATTTGATTGCAAATTATTTAGGTTATGGATGTAGTGGAATTGGCGCTTATTATGATGATGAGGTTTGTGAATTTATAGAAGATAATAGTATGGTTTTATATGCTTTAGCTATTGGAAACTAAGCATAAAGCTTAGTTTTCATTACTATTCATCATCCAAATAGAGAAAATATCTATATAGTTCCAAAAAGATTGTTTTATATCATCTTCAATATCAAGTGGAGCAAGTACCATCGCATAACTTTCTAACCAAATTCGTCTTGCTTCTTGGTTTATCTTAAAAGGACTATGTCTTGCTGCCATCATTGGTGCACCTCTTTTTTCATTGAAGTATTTAGGTCCTCCACAAATTTGTATAAAAAAATCTGCTGAGTGTTCTTTTGCTTTTTCAAAGCCTTCATCTGTTGGAGGGAAAAGTCCTTTTATATTACTTTGTCTTAATAAATCATAATGATCAGATACTAATTTTCTTATTTTCTCTTCTCCTAAAACTTCTAAAAATCTAGGATCAGGAAGATTTACAGGAGGCCTAATTCCTACGTGTCCAGCTGTTATATTAAATTGCATATTATAACCTTTGTTTTTGTGAAAATATACACTTATATTAATATAAAAAAAAGAAAAATTACTATTAGGTTTTAAATTTAATATTTCTTTTTGTTTAGCTTTTTTTTGCTCTTTTTACAATATTTGTAATCATATTATTAAAAACAAAATAGTGTAAAGGAATAAGAGTATACCAATAAGCTCTACCTAAGACCCCTTTAGGATAAAAGTATGCAGATTGAATAAGTTTGTCATCTTTTATTTTAAATTCAAGCCAAGCACTACCTGGAATTTTCATTTGTGCAAATAAAAGTAATCTTTCATTTTCTTTAATATCAACGACTTTCCAAAAGTCCAAACTATCTCCAACTCTTAACTCATCTTGGCTTCTTCTACCTCTTTTTAGTCCAACTCCTCCAATAATTTTATCAATTATTCCTCTAAGTTCCCATAAAAAATCATAATCAAACCATCCTTGTTTACCACCAATACTAATAAAGCTTTTATAAACTTTACTTTTAGAAATATCTGAAATATCAATCTCTTTTCTATCAATAAAAATTGCATCTGCTATCTCTTTTGTATGATTTTTCTCCCAAATCTTTCCAGCATTATCACTCCATCTACTAATTACTTGGTTTGTCTCTATTTCTTTAACAGCCTTTTTTACCGCATCTATAAAAGGCATAGGAGTTATATCTTTAAAATACTTTTTTGCATTATCATTTTGTACTACAACTTCTGATTTTAAACCCTCAATTAATGCTTTTGCAACTTTAAAAGGAACAGGAGTAAATAAATTAAGCCAATAAGATGATAAATTAATTGTTAAAAATGGAAGTGGTATTATATATCTTTTTAAGCCTAAAGCTTTTGCTGTTTGAAGCATCATTTGTTTATATGTCAATTGTTCAGCTCCAATATCAACTATTAAATTTTCTTTTTCTTGTAAAAATAATGATTTTTCTAAATATTCTAAAACATCATCAACTGCAATTGGTTGAGCTTTAGTTAATACCCATTTTGGTGTAGTCATAACAGGTAGTTTTTCTGTTAGATTTCTAATTATTTCAAAACTTGTACTTCCAGAACCTATGATAACACCTGCTCGAATCCAAATCGTTTGAACATCTTTTTGATTACTTAAAACTTCTCCTGTTTCTAATCTACTAAGTAAGTGTTCACTTGTATCACTATTTTTTACTCCAAGTCCACCAAGATATATTACTCTTTTTACATTGCACTTTTTTGCAACTTCTATAAAATTTTGTGCTGAAATTTTATCTAAGTTTTTGTAATCAGTTCTATTTAAAGAGTGAATTAAATAATAAGCAGTATCAACAT
The window above is part of the Malaciobacter marinus genome. Proteins encoded here:
- a CDS encoding globin, encoding MQFNITAGHVGIRPPVNLPDPRFLEVLGEEKIRKLVSDHYDLLRQSNIKGLFPPTDEGFEKAKEHSADFFIQICGGPKYFNEKRGAPMMAARHSPFKINQEARRIWLESYAMVLAPLDIEDDIKQSFWNYIDIFSIWMMNSNEN
- a CDS encoding SDR family oxidoreductase, which translates into the protein MKVLLTGTTGYIGRRLKQKLKENKNISLRLFVRNKKSLSSNIEKDIEVFEGDTFNKESLKEALKDVDTAYYLIHSLNRTDYKNLDKISAQNFIEVAKKCNVKRVIYLGGLGVKNSDTSEHLLSRLETGEVLSNQKDVQTIWIRAGVIIGSGSTSFEIIRNLTEKLPVMTTPKWVLTKAQPIAVDDVLEYLEKSLFLQEKENLIVDIGAEQLTYKQMMLQTAKALGLKRYIIPLPFLTINLSSYWLNLFTPVPFKVAKALIEGLKSEVVVQNDNAKKYFKDITPMPFIDAVKKAVKEIETNQVISRWSDNAGKIWEKNHTKEIADAIFIDRKEIDISDISKSKVYKSFISIGGKQGWFDYDFLWELRGIIDKIIGGVGLKRGRRSQDELRVGDSLDFWKVVDIKENERLLLFAQMKIPGSAWLEFKIKDDKLIQSAYFYPKGVLGRAYWYTLIPLHYFVFNNMITNIVKRAKKS
- a CDS encoding SagB family peptide dehydrogenase, with product MKFDEFFDYHLNTKHSYFSVRNYPNRLSWENQPMVFKSYDSFEKYELDLDFINHSFLYYIAGLSAKKIYPNVEYYLRINPSAGALYPNEIYFQSRNNENIKDGIYHFDIKSSSITLLKEITNDGIEPLLNYKYKVNGFIFFISSLYFRSSWKYKNRALRYCLLDSGHLLGTLEASSFLHDKKYKIIYDFDKKALNKLFNFSNEEFFQASVVVGSNSLEEVEKVCNLDLPKVDGTYYFEENELIQEAYEKSLNIKQKHSQNLSPNFFYNKEIFKQTVFKRRSIRDFSLKAIKKDEFLKVLEILNEPITSDCDEAIDIYCVINRVVSMPLGLYKDNTYIKEGDFKTKAGYLCLEQDLGKDSAVTFFLTTKSKNYQAAYQKAGIIGHRLYLIANYLGYGCSGIGAYYDDEVCEFIEDNSMVLYALAIGN